The proteins below come from a single Harpia harpyja isolate bHarHar1 chromosome 2, bHarHar1 primary haplotype, whole genome shotgun sequence genomic window:
- the FGG gene encoding fibrinogen gamma chain, whose product MMVLRLGSWAALGPLLSLLFSTSMAYIATRENCCILDERFGSYCPTTCGIADFFNKYHLTMDNELQEMERILRQITNSTVTAEHLIQHIQSLYPPEKQTLPNSIDGFTQKSKKIIEEIIKYENTIVSHENTIQQLTDTHILNNNKITQLKQKIAQLESHCQEPCRDTAEIQETQGRDCQDIANKGARKSGLYFIKPQKAKQSFLVYCEIDSYGNGWTVLQRRLDGSEDFKRNWVQYKEGFGHLSPDDTTEFWLGNEKIHLITTQSTLPYALRIELEDWSGKKGTADYAVFKVGSEDDKYRLTYAYFLGGEAGDAFDGFEFGDNPSDKSFTSHNGMRFSTYDNDNDNFAGNCAEQDGSGWWMNRCHAGHLNGKYYIDGVYTSKDAGPSGYDNGIIWATWRDRWYSMKKTAMKIIPFNRLSVDGQQHNLGSAKQVGDS is encoded by the exons ATGATGGTGCTGAGGTTAGGCAGCTGGGCTGCCCTGGggcctctcctctccctgctcttttCTACCAGCATGGCG tacatTGCTACCAGAGAAAACTGCTGCATATTAGATGAACGATTT ggtagctactgccCAACGACATGTGGCATTGCagatttctttaataaatacCATCTCACTATGGATAATGAACTGCAGGAAATGGAGAGAATTTTGCGGCAAATTACTAACTCCACAGTAACAGCAGAACATTTGATTCAACACATCCAAAGCCTCTATCCTCCAGAAAAGCAGACACTACCAA ATTCCATTGATGGTTTTACTCAAAAGTCCaagaaaataattgaagaaattataaaatatgaaaacacGATTGTGTCTCATGAAAATACTATACA ACAGTTGACAGATACACATATATTGAACAACAACAAGATTACACAGCTGAAACAGAAGATTGCCCAGCTTGAGTCACACTGTCAGGAGCCGTGCAGAGACACGGCTGAAATACAGGAGACACAAGGAAGAG ATTGTCAAGACATTGCAAATAAAGGTGCCAGAAAAAGTGGTCTTTACTTTATCAAGCCTCAAAAAGCCAAGCAGTCATTCCTAGTCTACTGTGAGATTGACTCATATGGCAACGGCTGGACAGTATTACAGAGG agaCTGGATGGGAGTGAGGACTTCAAGAGAAATTGGGTTCAGTACAAGGAAGGATTTGGACATCTGTCTCCAGATGATACCACTGAGTTCTGGCTGGGCAATGAAAAAATTCATTTAATAACTACACAGTCCACTCTGCCATACGCCTTACGAATAGAACTGGAGGACTGGAGCGGCAAAAAAGG TACTGCTGACTATGCTGTATTCAAAGTGGGAAGTGAAGATGACAAGTATCGACTGACTTACGCCTACTTTCTCGGTGGCGAAGCCGGGGATGCCTTTGATGGCTTTGAATTTGGAGACAATCCAAGTGACAAATCCTTTACCTCTCATAATGGCATGCGGTTCAGTACCTATGATAACGACAATGATAACTTTGCTGGCAACTGTGCTGAGCAAGATGGATCTGGATGGTGGATGAATAGATGTCATGCTGGCCACCTCAATGGCAAATATTATATAG ATGGTGTGTACACATCGAAAGATGCTGGTCCATCTGGATATGACAATGGCATTATCTGGGCAACCTGGCGTGACCGGTGGTACTCCATGAAGAAAACTGCAATGAAAATTATCCCATTCAACAGACTGTCAGTAGATGGACAGCAGCACAACTTAGGCAGCGCCAAACAG gTTGGAGACTCGTAA